A region of Frederiksenia canicola DNA encodes the following proteins:
- the carA gene encoding glutamine-hydrolyzing carbamoyl-phosphate synthase small subunit, with protein sequence MFQPAILVLADGSTFHGKSIGYDGHTIGEVVFNTAMTGYQEILTDPSYTGQIVTLTYPHIGNTGANLEDTESHAVYAAGLIIRDLPLLHSNFRSNISLQDYLIANKIVAIADIDTRRLTRILREKGAQAGCILVGDDAEKALALAKSFGSMTGQDLAKEVTCKELYQWTDGEWQLGKGYVPQATPEFHVVAYDYGVKHNILRMLAERGCRLTVMPATTSAEAVLALNPDGIFLSNGPGDPEPCNYAITAIQKLLATKKPIFGICLGHQLLGLAAGGKTKKMAFGHHGANHPVQDLDSQKVLITSQNHGFEVDEQSLPANVRVTHRSLFDGTVQGIELTDQVAFSFQGHPEASPGPNDVAYLFDRFIDELRKAKGA encoded by the coding sequence ATGTTTCAACCCGCAATTCTTGTCTTAGCCGACGGTTCAACTTTCCATGGAAAATCAATCGGCTATGATGGACACACCATCGGTGAAGTAGTTTTTAACACCGCCATGACGGGCTACCAAGAAATTCTAACCGACCCTTCCTACACAGGGCAAATCGTCACACTGACTTACCCCCATATCGGCAACACAGGTGCCAATCTTGAAGACACCGAATCTCATGCCGTTTATGCCGCAGGCTTGATTATCCGTGACCTTCCTCTATTACATAGCAATTTCCGCTCAAATATTTCCCTTCAAGATTATCTCATTGCCAATAAAATCGTTGCCATCGCCGATATTGATACCCGCCGCTTAACTCGCATTTTGCGTGAGAAAGGTGCACAAGCAGGCTGCATTTTAGTCGGTGATGACGCCGAAAAAGCGTTAGCACTTGCTAAAAGTTTTGGCTCAATGACTGGCCAAGATTTAGCCAAAGAAGTGACTTGCAAAGAGCTTTATCAATGGACAGACGGCGAATGGCAACTCGGAAAAGGCTATGTACCACAAGCTACCCCTGAATTTCATGTTGTCGCCTACGACTACGGCGTAAAACACAATATCTTGCGTATGCTTGCCGAACGTGGCTGTCGTTTAACCGTTATGCCTGCGACGACTTCTGCGGAAGCTGTGTTAGCCCTTAATCCAGACGGCATTTTCTTATCAAATGGCCCTGGCGACCCAGAACCTTGCAACTATGCAATCACTGCTATCCAAAAATTACTTGCCACCAAAAAACCTATCTTTGGCATCTGCTTAGGGCATCAACTTCTCGGCTTAGCCGCTGGCGGAAAAACTAAAAAAATGGCGTTCGGACACCATGGGGCAAACCACCCTGTGCAAGATCTCGACAGCCAAAAAGTGCTTATTACGAGCCAAAACCATGGCTTTGAAGTAGATGAACAGAGCTTACCTGCCAATGTGCGAGTGACCCACCGCTCTTTATTTGATGGCACTGTGCAAGGCATTGAGCTAACCGACCAAGTCGCATTTTCATTCCAAGGGCACCCTGAAGCTAGCCCCGGCCCGAACGATGTCGCGTATCTATTCGACCGTTTTATTGACGAATTAAGAAAGGCGAAGGGGGCGTAA